From the genome of Gilliamella sp. wkB7, one region includes:
- the atpD gene encoding F0F1 ATP synthase subunit beta has translation MATGKIVQIIGAVVDVEFPEDAVPKVYDALEVETGTEKLVLEVQQQLGGGVVCCIAMGSSDGLRRGLKVVNTGHGIEVPVGTKTLGRIMNVLGDPVDKAGPIGEEERWAIHRAAPTYEELANSTELLETGIKVIDLICPFAKGGKVGLFGGAGVGKTVNMMELIRNIAIEHSGYSVFTGVGERTREGNDFYHEMKESNVLDKVSLVYGQMNEPPGNRLRVALTGLTMAEKFRDEGKDVLLFIDNIYRYTLAGTEVSALLGRMPSAVGYQPTLAEEMGLLQERITSTKTGSITSIQAVYVPADDLTDPSPATTFAHLDATIVLSRQIASLGIYPAVDPLDSTSRQLDPLVVGQEHYDCARGVQSILQRYQELKDIIAILGMDELSEDDKLTVARARKIQRFLSQPFFVAEVFTGSPGKYVPLKDTISAFKGIMNGDYDHIPEQAFYMVGSIDEAIEKAKSL, from the coding sequence ATGGCTACTGGAAAGATTGTCCAGATCATCGGTGCGGTGGTTGATGTCGAATTCCCAGAAGATGCAGTACCGAAGGTATATGATGCATTAGAAGTGGAAACTGGCACTGAAAAATTAGTTCTGGAAGTTCAGCAACAATTAGGTGGTGGCGTTGTCTGTTGTATCGCAATGGGCTCATCTGATGGTTTAAGACGTGGACTTAAAGTAGTAAATACAGGTCACGGTATTGAAGTACCCGTAGGTACTAAAACACTTGGTCGTATTATGAACGTACTAGGTGATCCTGTTGATAAAGCAGGTCCAATTGGTGAGGAAGAGCGTTGGGCAATTCACCGCGCAGCACCAACTTATGAAGAACTCGCTAACTCAACTGAGTTACTTGAAACAGGTATAAAAGTTATCGACTTAATTTGTCCATTTGCTAAAGGTGGTAAAGTTGGTCTATTCGGTGGTGCAGGTGTGGGTAAAACCGTTAATATGATGGAATTAATCCGTAACATCGCTATTGAACACTCTGGTTACTCAGTATTTACTGGGGTGGGTGAACGTACCCGTGAAGGTAATGACTTCTATCATGAGATGAAAGAATCAAACGTACTTGATAAAGTATCGTTAGTATATGGTCAGATGAATGAGCCACCAGGAAACCGTCTACGCGTAGCGTTAACTGGTTTAACCATGGCTGAAAAATTCCGTGACGAAGGTAAAGACGTATTATTATTCATCGATAATATTTACCGTTACACCTTAGCGGGTACTGAAGTATCTGCATTATTAGGTCGTATGCCATCTGCGGTAGGTTACCAACCAACATTAGCAGAAGAGATGGGCTTATTACAAGAACGTATCACTTCAACTAAAACAGGTTCAATCACCTCAATTCAGGCGGTATATGTACCTGCCGATGACTTGACTGACCCGTCGCCAGCAACCACCTTTGCTCACTTAGATGCAACAATCGTATTGAGTCGTCAAATCGCCTCATTAGGTATCTATCCTGCGGTGGATCCATTAGATTCAACCAGCCGTCAATTAGATCCACTTGTTGTTGGTCAAGAACACTATGATTGTGCTCGTGGCGTTCAGTCAATTTTACAACGCTATCAAGAATTAAAAGATATTATTGCAATTCTTGGTATGGATGAATTATCAGAAGATGATAAATTAACCGTTGCTCGTGCACGTAAAATTCAACGATTCTTATCTCAACCATTCTTCGTTGCAGAAGTATTTACAGGATCTCCTGGTAAATATGTACCATTGAAAGATACCATCAGTGCTTTTAAAGGAATTATGAACGGTGACTACGACCACATTCCTGAACAAGCATTCTATATGGTTGGTTCAATCGACGAAGCAATTGAGAAAGCTAAATCTCTCTAA
- the recC gene encoding exodeoxyribonuclease V subunit gamma, with translation MFTIYHSNQVDLLKSLVSELMRRDPIEQVFTPDMIIVQSQGMAQWLQIELANDLGILANVDFPFPSQFIWQIYQSLLPDSPTENNYDVESMTWRLYYLLPKIIERPEFETIKHYLNIDKEERKNYQLATRIARLFDQYLVYRPDWLAKWEANQTVSELNHHPDEIWQAELWRQLISISLPYHRANIYQQILDILLDKDFDRLRLNSLPKRVYIFGITSLPPIYLSLLSALGQHINVHLMFNNPCKWYWGDIVEKQLSDILNTPDKIPNPLLTSWGKLGRDNLFLLQEFNSKQDIEAFVDQERTCLLHAIQQDILELYQNDLNDKQIDDSDKSISFHACHSEQREVEVLYDYLLSVFDENPDLELRDCIVMVSDIDRYVPYIRAVFGNASNERYLPFTISDQKARNIDPIVQGFFAILNFPNSRFTAEELFNLLEIPAVAEKFSINESQLILLRTWIIESGIRFGLESAHSWLFGLERLLLGYTMNSEQGGWLQILPYDGATGLDAELIGQLAEFIKVVRKWFTILNEEKSLSDWQGCCLELINDFFMHNQQRDAILLMIEDEWQQLINSGLTAQFTDLISITVLHDAMQARLEQNHLAHRFLVGKINFCTMMPMRSIPFKVVCLLGMNDGDYPRTSLPLDFDLIAKYPRRGDRSRRTDDRYLFLEAILSTQYQLYISYVGRDIKDNSERYPSVLVDELWEYIVQYYGKSTKNLEKNLNFLRVLHTRTPFNPVNFLQEPKSYADEWLPAALKKGESQTFISQIPAISVDYINLDELKRFFQHSIRLFLQKRFNFYVSYLDDTLPDAENFNLDSLKRYQLNVQILNHLITQTAQDSEALYQQLRLTGELPDGAFGEIIYDEQTEAMQSLADKIRQERLEMTSEEVNLTIDTNKQYYPLQGWLTHVQADGILTWRPSKLSIRDGISLWIDHLVYCILYPEKVDNQSRIYGRDEQEWRFSHLEANEALTYLTSLVEGFLQGINQPLLMPIQSAWSWLTSAYNKKTGEIVASDRAKSQLINTWQGGAFQSPECDSYYERLYPELTDELIEQIIHFAKQFLLPILLHQVTVE, from the coding sequence ATGTTTACTATTTATCATTCAAATCAAGTCGATTTACTCAAGTCCCTAGTCAGTGAATTAATGCGCAGAGACCCCATAGAACAGGTTTTTACGCCCGATATGATAATTGTACAAAGCCAAGGTATGGCGCAGTGGTTACAAATTGAATTGGCCAACGACCTTGGTATTCTTGCCAATGTTGATTTTCCCTTTCCTAGCCAATTTATTTGGCAAATATATCAAAGCCTTTTACCGGATTCACCAACTGAAAATAACTATGACGTTGAATCAATGACTTGGCGTTTATACTATTTATTGCCTAAGATCATTGAACGACCTGAATTTGAGACAATCAAACATTATCTAAATATTGATAAAGAAGAACGCAAAAACTATCAATTAGCAACGCGGATAGCACGATTATTTGACCAATATTTGGTATATCGTCCTGATTGGTTAGCAAAATGGGAAGCCAATCAAACCGTAAGTGAATTAAATCATCATCCTGATGAAATTTGGCAAGCAGAATTATGGCGGCAACTTATTTCAATCAGCCTACCCTATCACCGAGCCAATATTTATCAGCAAATATTAGATATTTTGTTAGATAAAGACTTTGATCGTTTACGGTTAAATTCTTTACCTAAACGAGTTTATATTTTTGGGATCACTTCTCTTCCACCTATTTATCTGTCATTACTCTCAGCACTTGGTCAACACATCAATGTACATTTGATGTTTAACAATCCTTGTAAATGGTACTGGGGCGATATTGTTGAAAAACAACTATCCGATATTTTAAATACTCCCGATAAAATCCCTAATCCACTATTAACTTCATGGGGAAAACTAGGTCGCGACAATTTATTTTTATTGCAAGAATTTAATAGCAAACAGGATATTGAGGCATTTGTTGATCAAGAACGGACATGTCTATTGCACGCAATTCAGCAAGATATTTTAGAGCTGTATCAAAATGATTTGAATGATAAACAAATTGATGATTCAGATAAATCTATCTCATTCCATGCTTGCCATAGTGAACAACGGGAAGTCGAAGTATTATACGATTATCTATTATCTGTTTTTGATGAAAACCCTGATCTTGAACTACGCGATTGTATTGTTATGGTTTCAGATATTGATCGCTATGTGCCTTATATTCGTGCTGTTTTTGGTAATGCCAGTAATGAGCGCTATTTACCTTTTACCATTTCTGATCAAAAAGCTCGCAATATTGATCCCATCGTACAAGGTTTTTTTGCTATTTTAAACTTCCCAAACAGTCGATTCACCGCAGAAGAGTTATTTAATTTACTGGAAATTCCAGCCGTAGCTGAAAAATTTTCCATAAATGAATCACAATTAATATTACTGCGAACTTGGATTATTGAGTCTGGTATCCGCTTTGGTCTTGAAAGTGCACACAGCTGGTTATTTGGTCTTGAACGGTTATTGCTGGGTTATACCATGAATAGTGAACAAGGCGGATGGTTACAAATTTTACCTTATGATGGTGCAACAGGATTAGATGCGGAACTTATTGGTCAATTAGCTGAGTTTATTAAAGTTGTCCGTAAATGGTTTACGATTTTAAATGAAGAAAAATCATTGTCTGATTGGCAAGGTTGTTGCCTTGAATTAATTAATGATTTTTTTATGCACAATCAGCAACGCGATGCTATTTTATTAATGATAGAAGATGAATGGCAACAATTAATTAATAGTGGTTTAACAGCTCAGTTTACCGACCTTATTTCAATCACGGTTTTGCATGATGCAATGCAGGCACGTTTAGAACAAAATCACTTAGCACACCGTTTTTTAGTGGGTAAAATCAATTTTTGTACTATGATGCCTATGCGATCCATTCCATTTAAAGTAGTTTGTTTGCTAGGCATGAATGATGGTGACTACCCAAGAACATCATTACCGCTGGATTTTGATTTAATCGCCAAATACCCAAGACGAGGCGATCGTAGCCGTCGAACCGATGATCGCTATCTATTTTTAGAAGCTATTTTATCCACACAATATCAGCTATATATCAGTTATGTCGGGCGGGATATAAAAGATAATAGCGAACGTTACCCGTCAGTACTGGTTGATGAACTTTGGGAATATATTGTTCAATATTATGGTAAATCAACCAAAAATTTAGAAAAAAATCTCAATTTTTTAAGAGTGTTGCATACCAGAACGCCATTTAATCCTGTAAATTTTTTACAAGAGCCGAAAAGTTATGCTGATGAGTGGTTACCTGCAGCCCTGAAAAAAGGAGAAAGCCAAACATTTATTAGTCAAATACCTGCTATAAGTGTTGATTATATTAATCTTGATGAGTTAAAACGATTCTTTCAGCACTCTATTCGGTTATTTTTACAAAAACGATTTAATTTTTATGTCAGTTATCTTGATGATACTTTACCTGATGCCGAAAACTTTAATCTTGATAGCTTAAAACGTTATCAACTTAATGTACAAATTTTAAATCATTTAATTACTCAAACCGCCCAAGATTCAGAGGCTCTGTATCAACAATTAAGATTAACGGGTGAATTACCTGATGGCGCTTTTGGTGAGATCATTTATGATGAACAAACTGAAGCAATGCAATCTTTAGCAGATAAAATCCGTCAAGAACGGTTAGAGATGACCAGCGAGGAAGTCAATTTAACAATTGACACAAATAAGCAATATTACCCACTTCAGGGGTGGTTAACACATGTACAAGCCGATGGCATTTTAACTTGGCGCCCATCAAAGCTCTCAATTCGTGATGGTATCTCATTATGGATAGATCATTTGGTTTATTGTATTTTATACCCTGAGAAAGTTGATAACCAAAGCCGTATTTACGGTCGTGATGAACAAGAATGGCGATTTTCGCATTTAGAAGCCAACGAGGCATTAACTTACTTAACCTCATTAGTTGAAGGATTTTTGCAAGGTATCAATCAACCTTTATTAATGCCAATCCAAAGTGCATGGAGTTGGTTAACTTCGGCTTATAATAAAAAAACTGGTGAAATTGTTGCTAGTGATAGAGCTAAAAGTCAGCTTATAAATACTTGGCAAGGTGGCGCATTTCAATCACCCGAGTGCGACAGTTACTATGAACGTTTGTATCCTGAATTAACCGATGAACTGATAGAACAGATCATCCATTTTGCTAAGCAATTTTTACTACCAATTTTATTACATCAAGTAACAGTAGAATAG
- a CDS encoding F0F1 ATP synthase subunit epsilon yields the protein MALTSYQLEVVSAESHLFSGDVQRIRVTGQEGELGIYPGHTPLLTMIKPGMVGIVKADGEEEFIYLSGGVLEVQPNIVTILADTAIRGEDLDEARAQEAVRQAKEHINHPSDDMTFAQASAELSKALAKIRVIELTRRMGQ from the coding sequence ATGGCACTAACTTCCTATCAATTAGAAGTTGTTAGTGCTGAATCTCACCTGTTTTCGGGTGATGTTCAGCGAATCAGAGTCACAGGTCAAGAAGGTGAACTTGGGATCTACCCAGGTCACACTCCTCTACTTACAATGATTAAACCGGGTATGGTAGGTATTGTAAAAGCGGATGGTGAAGAAGAGTTTATCTACCTTTCTGGTGGCGTCTTAGAAGTTCAACCTAATATCGTCACAATCTTAGCCGACACGGCAATTCGTGGTGAAGATTTAGACGAAGCCAGAGCACAAGAAGCAGTCAGACAAGCAAAAGAACATATTAATCATCCAAGTGATGATATGACATTTGCTCAAGCATCGGCTGAACTATCAAAAGCTTTGGCAAAAATTCGTGTTATTGAATTAACTCGTCGCATGGGTCAATAA
- the panS gene encoding ketopantoate/pantoate/pantothenate transporter PanS yields the protein MSQRHSQLFVQSIISLTRLFPLWAILCAIIAYFSPYTFVPIRPHTSHLLMFVMFTMGVTLSINDFKRVVTKPKAVIICTLLHYIVMPLTALILSKLFTMRPELLVGMVLVGSVASGTASNVMIYLAKGDVALSVTISSVSTLVGVVVTPILTLLLVGTTVEVPVWDMLVHIIQIVLIPIILGLIVHHFLHSIVKKCERFLPLMSMICILLIICIVVAGSHDLIGQVGITVIFAVIIHNGIGLLGGYWGGKLFGFDESTCRTMSLEVGMQNSALAATLGTTYFSALSALPAAVFSVWHNISGSILAGYWQGKPVKNKKKSNN from the coding sequence ATGTCTCAGCGTCATAGTCAGCTTTTTGTGCAATCCATTATTTCACTTACTCGATTATTTCCGTTATGGGCAATTCTTTGTGCAATAATCGCCTATTTTTCACCGTATACATTCGTTCCAATACGACCACATACATCACACTTATTGATGTTTGTAATGTTTACTATGGGAGTAACGTTAAGTATTAATGACTTTAAAAGAGTTGTAACTAAACCTAAAGCAGTCATAATTTGTACCCTACTGCATTACATTGTTATGCCACTTACCGCTTTAATCTTATCTAAATTATTTACTATGCGACCAGAGTTATTAGTAGGGATGGTTCTAGTTGGTAGTGTAGCGAGTGGAACTGCCTCCAACGTGATGATTTATCTAGCTAAAGGTGATGTAGCATTGTCAGTGACCATTTCGTCGGTTTCAACCCTTGTTGGTGTAGTGGTTACCCCGATTCTTACGCTTTTACTCGTTGGTACAACTGTTGAAGTTCCTGTTTGGGATATGTTAGTGCATATTATCCAAATTGTTCTAATTCCTATTATTCTAGGCTTGATTGTCCACCACTTCTTACATTCAATTGTAAAAAAATGCGAACGATTTTTACCATTGATGTCAATGATCTGTATTTTATTAATTATATGTATTGTTGTCGCTGGTAGTCATGATCTAATTGGCCAAGTTGGTATAACAGTTATTTTTGCTGTGATTATTCATAATGGCATTGGTTTACTAGGTGGTTATTGGGGAGGAAAATTATTTGGCTTCGATGAATCAACTTGTCGAACTATGTCATTAGAGGTAGGTATGCAAAACTCCGCATTAGCCGCTACTTTAGGCACTACTTATTTTTCAGCCCTATCAGCACTACCTGCTGCCGTATTTTCTGTTTGGCACAATATTTCAGGTTCGATTTTGGCTGGTTATTGGCAAGGAAAACCCGTTAAAAATAAGAAAAAATCTAACAATTAA
- the atpG gene encoding F0F1 ATP synthase subunit gamma — MANAKEIRTKIASIQSTQKITKAMEMVANSKMRKTQDRMAASRPYAEMIREVIGHLALAQIGAKHPYLEERDVKRVGYLIISTDRGLCGGLNINLFKTVIADMSAWQEKNVEADVALIGSRGVSFFSSVKTNILTQVTNLGDEPTLSDLIGPVKTMLEAYDKGNIDKLYIVTNKFINTMSQKPTIQQLLPLPPSEDKALKASSWDYIYEPDAKSLLDVILRRYIESQVYQAVVDNLASEQAARMVAMKAATDNGANLINELQIVYNKARQGAITNELIDIVSGAAAVSG; from the coding sequence ATGGCTAATGCAAAAGAGATTAGAACAAAAATTGCCAGTATCCAAAGTACGCAAAAGATCACTAAAGCGATGGAAATGGTTGCCAATTCTAAAATGCGTAAAACACAAGATAGAATGGCAGCAAGTCGTCCATATGCTGAAATGATTCGTGAAGTAATTGGACATTTAGCGTTAGCTCAGATAGGCGCCAAGCATCCTTATTTAGAAGAAAGAGATGTAAAGCGAGTTGGCTATCTTATCATTTCAACCGATCGTGGTTTATGCGGTGGTTTAAATATCAATCTTTTCAAAACTGTCATTGCTGATATGTCAGCATGGCAGGAAAAAAATGTTGAAGCTGATGTTGCTTTAATTGGTTCTCGGGGTGTTTCATTTTTCTCATCAGTAAAAACAAACATCTTAACACAAGTCACGAATTTAGGTGATGAACCAACTTTATCCGATTTAATTGGGCCGGTAAAAACAATGCTTGAGGCATATGACAAAGGTAATATTGATAAATTATATATTGTTACTAATAAATTTATTAATACTATGTCGCAAAAACCAACAATACAGCAATTATTACCATTACCACCTTCAGAAGATAAAGCACTTAAAGCTTCATCGTGGGATTATATTTATGAGCCAGATGCTAAATCACTATTAGATGTGATTTTACGTCGTTATATTGAATCACAAGTCTATCAAGCTGTGGTTGACAATCTAGCGAGTGAACAAGCGGCAAGAATGGTGGCCATGAAAGCAGCAACAGATAACGGTGCAAACCTAATTAATGAATTACAAATTGTGTATAACAAAGCACGTCAAGGTGCTATCACAAATGAATTGATTGATATTGTATCCGGTGCAGCCGCTGTTTCAGGTTAG
- a CDS encoding MFS transporter: MNSELQLPPFVYRILPWIAAFAFFMQSLDTSILNTALPTMAKDLNESPLNMQSAVICYALTLALFIPVSGFLSDKFGTRNIFVMAVSLFTLGSLLCALSNSLVFLDISRVIQGIGGSMMVPVSRLVLIKAFKRNEFLAALNTATIPGLIGPVLGPVLGGYLVDMVSWHWIFFINLPIGIIGVMISLRYMPNIKGEHMPFDSFGFIFIVITFISATLSVECLNQGQQYYLPLTLAVISLAFLFIYRNYAKKKQAPLFPLSLFDIRTFKIGIIGNLVCRLGISGVPFLIPLFLQVGFGYSAIFAGMMLMPMAIASICTRFFITRILGRLGYRFVLIANTILAGILILLMSLLNLSTPLLILGILLFCIGGVNSMQFTSMNSITLANLQGESTSSGNSLMAVNQQLAISFGTGFGALLVRLFGYTTTTIHAFQLTFVILGIVTMLSSMIFAQLKKQDGENLTARH, translated from the coding sequence ATGAATAGCGAATTACAGTTACCGCCCTTTGTTTATCGAATATTACCTTGGATTGCCGCATTTGCATTTTTTATGCAATCACTTGATACCTCAATTTTAAATACTGCTCTGCCAACTATGGCTAAAGACCTTAATGAATCACCTTTGAACATGCAATCAGCAGTTATATGTTATGCGCTAACATTGGCATTATTTATTCCAGTAAGTGGTTTTTTATCGGATAAATTCGGCACACGAAATATTTTTGTGATGGCCGTATCACTTTTTACCTTAGGATCATTGCTTTGTGCTTTGTCCAATTCATTAGTTTTTTTAGATATATCAAGGGTGATTCAAGGTATTGGTGGTTCAATGATGGTACCTGTTTCACGCTTGGTTTTGATTAAAGCATTCAAACGTAATGAGTTCTTAGCAGCGTTAAACACAGCAACAATTCCGGGGTTAATCGGCCCAGTACTAGGGCCGGTTTTAGGTGGCTACCTTGTTGATATGGTTAGTTGGCACTGGATCTTTTTTATTAATTTACCCATTGGTATTATTGGGGTAATGATTAGCTTAAGATATATGCCGAACATAAAAGGCGAACATATGCCTTTTGATTCATTTGGATTTATATTTATCGTTATTACTTTTATTAGTGCAACCCTTAGTGTTGAATGTTTAAATCAAGGTCAACAATATTATTTACCTCTGACTCTCGCTGTCATTAGCCTTGCTTTTTTATTTATTTATCGCAACTATGCAAAAAAGAAACAAGCCCCCTTATTTCCACTCTCTTTATTTGATATACGAACATTTAAAATAGGAATTATTGGTAATTTAGTTTGTCGATTAGGTATTTCTGGTGTGCCTTTTCTTATTCCTTTATTTCTACAAGTTGGATTCGGTTATTCGGCAATTTTTGCTGGTATGATGCTAATGCCAATGGCAATCGCATCAATCTGTACAAGGTTCTTTATTACTCGGATTCTTGGTCGTTTAGGCTATCGTTTCGTGCTAATAGCAAATACTATTTTGGCAGGAATTTTAATCCTTTTAATGTCGTTATTAAACTTAAGTACCCCACTTTTGATATTAGGGATTTTGCTATTTTGTATTGGTGGCGTCAATTCAATGCAATTTACTTCAATGAACAGTATAACGTTAGCAAATTTACAAGGAGAAAGCACAAGTAGTGGCAATAGTTTGATGGCCGTCAATCAACAGTTAGCGATCAGTTTTGGTACTGGTTTTGGTGCTTTATTGGTAAGATTATTTGGTTACACAACAACAACTATTCACGCTTTTCAACTAACCTTTGTTATACTGGGTATTGTGACCATGCTATCAAGCATGATTTTTGCTCAATTGAAAAAACAAGATGGTGAGAATTTAACGGCTCGGCATTAA
- a CDS encoding TatD family hydrolase, protein MFIDTHCHFNFPAFVTDLDNSISRIQQAKIASLIIPAVSADHFSQILKLTEQYDELYAALGLHPIYQHSHADLEKLSDIVSTYPNKLVAIGEIGLDRYDISVDWQQQLTFFRAQLALAKRYELPVLIHSRKTHDVIYHELHQANLPCRGVIHGFSGSYQQAMQFIKLGYYIGVGGVISYARANKTRHTIAKLPLESLVLETDAPDMPLSGRQGQINRPENIVDIFNIFCQLRTEDSKQIDRTILTNTLTLFNRINKMKIQNQIH, encoded by the coding sequence ATGTTTATAGATACGCATTGCCATTTCAATTTCCCTGCTTTTGTTACAGATTTAGACAACTCAATAAGTCGTATTCAACAAGCTAAAATTGCCAGTTTAATTATACCTGCTGTATCAGCAGATCATTTCAGTCAAATTCTGAAACTAACTGAACAGTATGATGAACTTTATGCTGCTCTGGGCTTACACCCTATCTATCAACATTCCCACGCTGATCTTGAAAAATTATCGGATATCGTTAGTACTTATCCTAATAAGTTAGTTGCCATTGGCGAAATCGGCTTAGACCGTTATGACATTTCCGTTGATTGGCAACAGCAACTTACTTTTTTTCGAGCTCAACTGGCTTTAGCTAAGCGTTATGAATTACCTGTTTTAATTCATTCTCGCAAAACTCATGATGTTATCTATCATGAATTACATCAAGCTAATTTACCTTGTCGTGGGGTGATCCATGGTTTTTCTGGAAGCTATCAACAAGCAATGCAATTTATTAAATTAGGCTATTATATTGGTGTAGGTGGCGTAATAAGTTACGCTAGAGCAAATAAAACTCGCCATACCATTGCAAAGTTACCTCTCGAAAGCCTAGTATTAGAAACCGATGCCCCTGATATGCCTTTAAGTGGTCGACAAGGGCAAATAAATCGTCCAGAAAACATTGTCGATATTTTTAATATTTTTTGTCAATTACGTACTGAAGATTCTAAACAAATCGATAGAACGATTCTAACAAATACCTTGACGCTATTTAATAGAATTAATAAAATGAAAATACAAAACCAAATACACTAA
- a CDS encoding MBL fold metallo-hydrolase, with protein sequence MFQYQIIPVTDFQENCSIIWCDETNEAAFIDPGGEPELLKKAVEKLGVNIKQILLTHGHLDHVGVAAELAKHYDVKIIGPSQEDEFLFTALPQQSMQFGFPYTESFLPDRWLKENDKIQIGNISLDVLFCPGHTPGHIVFINVKDKIAFVGDVLFKNSIGRTDFPRGNHADLISSITHKLFPLGDDFIFVPGHGPMSSFGNERMTNPFLV encoded by the coding sequence ATGTTTCAATATCAAATCATTCCAGTAACGGATTTTCAAGAAAACTGCAGTATTATTTGGTGTGATGAAACAAATGAGGCTGCCTTTATTGATCCCGGTGGAGAGCCAGAATTACTCAAAAAAGCAGTTGAAAAACTTGGGGTTAATATTAAACAAATTTTATTAACACACGGGCATTTAGATCATGTTGGCGTAGCTGCTGAATTAGCTAAACACTATGATGTCAAAATCATTGGTCCTAGCCAAGAAGATGAGTTCTTATTTACAGCCTTACCACAACAATCTATGCAATTTGGTTTTCCTTATACCGAAAGTTTTTTACCTGATCGTTGGTTAAAAGAGAACGATAAAATTCAGATTGGCAATATCTCGCTTGATGTCCTGTTTTGCCCTGGTCACACTCCTGGGCATATTGTATTTATCAATGTAAAAGATAAAATTGCTTTTGTTGGGGATGTACTTTTCAAAAACAGTATTGGACGAACAGACTTTCCTCGCGGGAATCATGCTGATCTCATCTCATCAATTACCCATAAACTATTTCCTCTTGGCGATGACTTTATATTTGTTCCCGGTCATGGTCCAATGTCAAGTTTTGGAAATGAACGAATGACCAATCCTTTCTTAGTTTAA